In Thermomonas carbonis, a single genomic region encodes these proteins:
- a CDS encoding CYTH domain-containing protein: MGIEIERKFLPVDDAWRAAAHKVVPMAQGYLNDLAIVDSGAMQASVRVRIEGEAAFLNIKSREAGPSRQEFEYEIPLADARALLALCVGGRIDKHRHYVQHAGHLWEIDEFHGDNAGLVVAEIELGRVDEAFAKPEWLGVEATHAQRYYNLALASRPYSQWREDERLALDLTEGH; the protein is encoded by the coding sequence ATGGGCATCGAGATCGAACGCAAGTTCCTGCCCGTCGATGACGCCTGGCGCGCCGCCGCGCACAAGGTCGTGCCGATGGCGCAGGGCTACCTCAACGATCTCGCGATCGTCGATTCCGGCGCGATGCAGGCCTCGGTGCGGGTGCGCATCGAGGGCGAGGCCGCGTTCCTCAACATCAAGTCGCGCGAAGCAGGGCCCAGTCGCCAGGAATTCGAGTACGAAATCCCGTTGGCCGATGCGCGCGCGCTGCTCGCGCTGTGCGTGGGCGGCAGGATCGACAAGCACCGCCATTACGTGCAGCACGCCGGGCATCTGTGGGAAATCGACGAATTCCATGGCGACAACGCCGGCCTGGTGGTCGCCGAGATCGAACTGGGCCGCGTCGATGAAGCCTTCGCCAAGCCCGAGTGGCTCGGCGTGGAAGCCACTCACGCACAGCGCTACTACAATCTGGCATTGGCCTCGCGGCCGTACTCGCAGTGGCGCGAGGACGAGCGCCTGGCGCTTGATCTCACCGAAGGACACTAG
- the rlmD gene encoding 23S rRNA (uracil(1939)-C(5))-methyltransferase RlmD, translating to MARLDHSPKSLDIVNLTHDGRGVARWPDGQHAGKTVFVSGALPGETVLVQQTTRSRNFDEAKTLEVVQASPDRVEPRCPHFGTCGGCVLQHLAEEKQIEAKQGVLLDNLQRIGHVTPQSLLPPLRGDSWGYRRKGRFSVRRVEKKDKTLVGFREQDPRFVADIGECHVVVPQLGFKVAALGALVDGLDARRDIPQIEFITGDAHVALVFRHLQPLSDADQARLAAFAAEHGFTIFLQPGGNDSVHPLSGDAPQLSFRLAQWDIELLFRPLDFIQVNAKLNEAMIARALELLDVQPGERVLDLFCGLGNFTLPLARASGDGDVVGVEGEVGLVQRARANAEYNGLANAQFHAADLAQDLAAQPWLKAGFDKLLLDPARSGAIEVLKQLPLKRLKRIVYVSCHPGSLARDAAWLVNEAGWTLREAGVMDMFPHTAHVESIAVFDPPKKG from the coding sequence GTGGCCCGACTCGATCACTCCCCGAAGTCCCTCGACATCGTCAACCTGACCCATGACGGTCGTGGCGTGGCCCGCTGGCCGGACGGCCAGCACGCCGGCAAGACCGTATTCGTGAGCGGCGCATTGCCGGGCGAAACCGTGCTGGTCCAGCAGACCACCCGCTCGCGCAATTTCGACGAAGCGAAGACGCTGGAGGTCGTGCAGGCATCGCCGGATCGTGTCGAGCCGCGTTGCCCGCATTTCGGTACCTGTGGCGGCTGCGTGCTGCAGCACCTCGCGGAAGAGAAGCAGATCGAGGCCAAGCAGGGCGTGCTGCTGGACAACCTGCAGCGCATCGGCCATGTGACGCCGCAGTCGCTGCTGCCGCCGTTGCGTGGCGACAGCTGGGGCTATCGCCGCAAGGGCCGGTTTTCGGTGCGCCGGGTCGAGAAGAAGGACAAGACCCTGGTCGGTTTCCGCGAGCAGGATCCGCGCTTCGTCGCCGACATCGGCGAGTGCCACGTGGTCGTGCCCCAGCTCGGCTTCAAGGTCGCCGCGCTCGGCGCGCTGGTCGATGGCCTGGATGCGCGGCGCGACATCCCGCAGATCGAATTCATCACCGGCGATGCGCATGTGGCGCTGGTGTTCCGCCACCTGCAGCCCTTGTCCGATGCCGACCAGGCCAGGCTTGCGGCGTTCGCTGCGGAGCACGGCTTCACGATCTTCCTGCAGCCCGGCGGCAACGACTCCGTGCATCCGCTGTCCGGCGATGCGCCGCAGCTGTCGTTCCGGTTGGCGCAATGGGATATCGAACTGCTGTTCCGCCCGCTGGACTTCATCCAGGTCAACGCGAAACTCAACGAAGCGATGATCGCGCGTGCGCTGGAGTTGCTGGACGTGCAACCCGGCGAGCGGGTGCTTGATCTGTTCTGCGGCCTCGGCAACTTCACCCTGCCGCTGGCACGTGCCTCGGGCGATGGCGATGTCGTCGGTGTGGAAGGCGAGGTCGGCCTGGTGCAGCGCGCCCGCGCGAATGCCGAGTACAACGGCCTCGCCAACGCGCAGTTCCATGCCGCCGATCTGGCGCAGGACTTGGCGGCGCAGCCGTGGCTCAAGGCCGGCTTCGACAAGCTGCTGCTGGATCCGGCGCGCTCCGGCGCGATCGAAGTGCTGAAGCAACTGCCGCTGAAAAGACTCAAGCGCATCGTCTACGTCAGTTGCCATCCGGGTTCGCTGGCCCGCGATGCCGCCTGGCTGGTCAACGAAGCCGGTTGGACCTTGCGCGAGGCCGGCGTGATGGACATGTTCCCGCATACCGCGCACGTCGAGTCGATCGCCGTGTTCGATCCGCCGAAGAAGGGCTGA
- a CDS encoding YdbL family protein produces the protein MKQWLGMPVAGALLLSACVTINVYFPAAEAKEAAREFVEKVINEADKVEMKDPSAPAGGMASLGMRIRSDLSGFDPWVLVGIGSAQAQSAPDISLKTPAIQAIQSRMESRFNATLRGGFDSGALGFTADGLVTVRDAGKLELKDRVGMNAAVADDNRDRKAVYREVAVANGHPEWETQIRDVFARQWIASARPGWWYQSGGSWKQK, from the coding sequence ATGAAGCAGTGGTTGGGCATGCCGGTCGCCGGCGCGCTGTTGTTGAGCGCATGCGTGACGATCAACGTCTATTTCCCGGCGGCGGAGGCGAAGGAAGCGGCACGCGAGTTCGTCGAGAAGGTCATCAACGAAGCCGACAAGGTCGAGATGAAGGATCCGTCCGCGCCCGCGGGTGGGATGGCGTCGCTGGGCATGCGGATCCGGTCCGACCTCTCCGGCTTCGACCCGTGGGTGCTGGTCGGCATCGGTAGCGCGCAGGCGCAGTCGGCGCCGGACATCAGCCTGAAGACGCCGGCGATCCAGGCGATCCAGTCGCGGATGGAATCGCGTTTCAACGCGACGTTGCGCGGCGGTTTCGACAGCGGCGCGCTGGGCTTCACCGCTGACGGCCTGGTCACCGTGCGCGATGCCGGCAAGCTGGAGCTGAAGGATCGGGTGGGCATGAATGCCGCGGTCGCCGATGACAACCGCGACCGCAAGGCGGTCTATCGCGAAGTCGCGGTGGCCAATGGCCATCCCGAATGGGAAACCCAGATCCGCGACGTGTTCGCCCGCCAGTGGATCGCCAGCGCTCGCCCGGGTTGGTGGTACCAGTCCGGCGGGAGCTGGAAGCAGAAGTGA
- a CDS encoding response regulator, whose amino-acid sequence MNPATANALPRLLLVEDDPVSAAFLRDAASALPAEVQVAGSLAEAGRAIAQTYFDLWLVDANLPDGRGEILLDAGACGANTPALAHTATNDAAARERLLAAGFIEVLCKPLGVAALHAALRRHLPLPSHRVNDAALPDWNDAGALAALGEVSHVEALRQLFLRELPARRARIVAAAGDVAAMHAELHRLSASCGFVGADRLRDAVRLLMASPSDPAAMHAFVVAADALIAA is encoded by the coding sequence ATGAATCCCGCCACCGCCAACGCCTTGCCGCGCCTGTTGCTGGTCGAGGACGATCCGGTCAGCGCAGCGTTCCTGCGCGATGCCGCCAGCGCGTTGCCGGCCGAGGTGCAGGTCGCCGGCAGCCTGGCAGAGGCCGGTCGGGCGATCGCTCAAACGTACTTCGACCTGTGGCTGGTCGATGCCAACCTGCCCGATGGCCGCGGCGAGATCCTGCTGGATGCAGGCGCATGTGGCGCAAACACGCCCGCGCTGGCGCATACCGCCACCAATGACGCTGCCGCACGCGAACGATTGCTTGCCGCCGGTTTCATCGAGGTGTTGTGCAAGCCGCTCGGCGTGGCCGCACTGCATGCCGCGTTGCGCCGGCATTTGCCGCTGCCATCGCATCGTGTGAACGATGCGGCCTTGCCGGACTGGAACGATGCCGGCGCGCTGGCGGCACTCGGCGAGGTCTCCCATGTCGAGGCGCTGCGCCAATTGTTCCTGCGCGAATTGCCGGCACGACGCGCGCGGATCGTCGCGGCAGCCGGCGATGTTGCGGCGATGCATGCGGAGTTGCACAGGTTGTCGGCGAGTTGCGGGTTCGTCGGTGCGGATCGCTTGCGCGATGCGGTTCGCCTGTTGATGGCTAGCCCATCCGACCCCGCCGCGATGCATGCATTCGTGGTGGCCGCGGATGCGTTGATCGCGGCCTAG